In Desulfovibrio aminophilus, a single genomic region encodes these proteins:
- a CDS encoding LytTR family DNA-binding domain-containing protein has translation MPGERTIRCVLVDDEPPAIDELSYLLSAFAGVEVVGAAASAGQALEVIAREEPDVAFLDIQMPGANGFEVSQALLALPRPPLLVFATAYDEHAIRAFEENAVDYILKPVARERLAKTVDRLREILARGGGRRSGSGVEDLLRGMGIGPELIRVSVEVNGRVLLLKHGEVVFFRSSDRRVMAHTASAAHPVHGSPTLDRIEERLKGLPFFRANRGELVNLAQVRDFAPWFNGKYVLTMRDAKQTEITVSKGRARSFRERLGLD, from the coding sequence ATGCCTGGGGAGAGAACCATCCGGTGCGTGCTGGTGGACGACGAGCCGCCGGCCATCGACGAACTGAGCTACCTGCTCTCGGCCTTCGCCGGAGTCGAGGTGGTGGGCGCGGCCGCGTCCGCCGGGCAGGCCCTCGAGGTCATCGCCCGCGAAGAGCCGGACGTGGCCTTTCTCGACATCCAGATGCCCGGAGCCAACGGCTTCGAGGTCTCCCAGGCGCTCCTCGCCCTGCCCCGGCCGCCGCTGCTCGTCTTCGCCACGGCCTATGACGAACACGCCATCCGGGCCTTCGAGGAAAACGCCGTGGACTACATCCTCAAGCCCGTGGCCCGCGAACGGCTGGCCAAGACCGTGGACCGGCTGCGCGAGATCCTCGCCCGGGGCGGCGGGCGGCGCTCCGGCTCCGGCGTGGAGGACCTCCTGCGGGGCATGGGCATCGGCCCGGAGCTCATCCGCGTCTCCGTGGAGGTCAACGGCCGGGTGCTCCTGCTCAAGCACGGGGAGGTGGTCTTCTTCCGTTCCTCCGACCGCCGGGTCATGGCCCACACCGCCTCCGCCGCCCATCCCGTCCACGGGAGCCCGACCCTGGACCGCATCGAGGAACGGCTCAAGGGTCTGCCCTTCTTCCGGGCCAACCGGGGCGAGCTGGTGAACCTGGCCCAGGTCCGCGACTTCGCCCCCTGGTTCAACGGGAAATACGTCCTGACCATGCGCGACGCGAAACAGACGGAAATCACGGTGAGCAAGGGCCGGGCGCGGTCGTTCCGCGAACGGCTCGGCCTGGACTGA
- the ilvB gene encoding acetolactate synthase large subunit has translation MHSMSGAELVIRLLERQGVSCIAGIPGGANLPLYDALSRSPAIRHVLARHEQGAGFIAQGMARSTGRPAVFFATSGPGATNTLTALADAKLDSVPVVCITGQVPSALIGTDAFQEVDIYGMSIPATKHNFLVRSVDELARVIPEAFRIAASGRPGPVLVDIPKDVQAATIGLSVLPEPAGPDPVEPPDAESLARAARMIDEAERPILLLGGGVAASGASRAAFRLAERAGLPTAMSLLGLGAMPDDHPLHLGMLGMHGARCVNMLLEECDLLLVAGARLDDRATGRVERFCPKAKLIHVDIDQSELDKLKQAHLGIMADSGVALEALTGLVALSERREWLARVAECKAAHPLLLPGSDDPRAPYGLVRRTGEILGPEAIVTTDVGQHQMRAAQAYPGLRPRRWLTSGGLGTMGFGLPAAIGAALANPGRRVVCFTGDGSLLMNIQELATAAETGVDVKIVLANNNGLGLVQQQQDLFYGRRIFGSAYRGRVDFPRVAEGFGVHAVDLGGSREPLADLERALLREGPCLIHVPVAPEENVYPMVPPGAANIEMIGGEAHAHAHA, from the coding sequence ATGCACAGCATGTCCGGAGCGGAACTGGTCATCCGCCTGCTGGAGCGCCAAGGTGTCAGCTGCATCGCCGGGATTCCCGGCGGCGCGAACCTGCCTCTCTACGACGCCCTGTCCAGGAGTCCCGCCATCCGCCACGTCCTGGCCCGCCACGAGCAGGGCGCGGGCTTCATCGCCCAGGGCATGGCCCGGTCCACGGGCCGCCCGGCCGTCTTCTTCGCCACCTCCGGGCCGGGAGCCACCAACACGCTCACGGCCCTGGCCGACGCCAAGCTCGACTCCGTGCCGGTGGTCTGCATCACCGGCCAGGTGCCGAGCGCGCTCATCGGCACGGACGCCTTCCAGGAGGTGGACATCTACGGCATGAGCATCCCGGCCACCAAGCACAACTTTCTGGTGCGCTCGGTGGACGAACTGGCGCGCGTCATCCCGGAGGCCTTCCGCATCGCGGCCTCGGGCCGCCCCGGGCCGGTGCTGGTGGACATCCCCAAGGACGTGCAGGCCGCGACCATCGGCCTCTCCGTCCTGCCCGAGCCCGCCGGGCCGGACCCAGTGGAGCCCCCGGACGCCGAATCCCTGGCCCGGGCCGCGCGCATGATCGACGAGGCCGAGCGGCCCATCCTGCTCCTGGGCGGTGGAGTGGCCGCCTCGGGCGCGTCCCGGGCCGCCTTCCGGCTGGCCGAGCGGGCCGGGCTGCCCACGGCCATGTCCCTGCTCGGCCTCGGGGCCATGCCCGACGACCATCCGCTGCACCTGGGCATGCTCGGCATGCACGGCGCGCGCTGCGTGAACATGCTCCTGGAGGAGTGCGACCTGCTCCTGGTGGCCGGGGCGCGCCTGGACGACCGGGCCACCGGCCGGGTGGAGCGCTTCTGCCCCAAGGCCAAGCTCATCCACGTGGACATCGACCAGAGCGAACTGGACAAGCTCAAACAGGCGCACCTGGGGATCATGGCCGACTCGGGCGTGGCCCTGGAGGCCTTGACGGGCCTCGTGGCCCTTTCCGAGCGGCGGGAGTGGCTGGCCCGCGTGGCCGAGTGCAAGGCCGCCCATCCGTTGCTCCTGCCCGGCTCGGACGACCCCCGCGCGCCCTACGGCCTGGTGCGCCGCACCGGCGAGATCCTGGGCCCCGAGGCCATCGTGACCACGGACGTGGGCCAGCACCAGATGCGCGCGGCCCAGGCCTATCCGGGCCTGCGCCCCCGCCGCTGGCTGACCTCCGGCGGCCTGGGCACCATGGGCTTCGGCCTGCCCGCGGCCATCGGCGCGGCCCTGGCCAATCCCGGCCGCCGGGTGGTCTGCTTCACCGGCGACGGCAGCCTGCTCATGAACATCCAGGAGCTGGCCACGGCGGCCGAGACCGGCGTGGACGTCAAGATCGTCCTGGCCAACAACAACGGCCTGGGCCTCGTGCAACAGCAGCAGGACCTGTTCTACGGCCGCCGCATCTTCGGCTCGGCCTACCGGGGCAGGGTGGACTTCCCGCGCGTGGCCGAGGGCTTCGGCGTCCACGCCGTGGACCTGGGCGGCAGCCGCGAGCCCCTGGCCGACCTGGAGCGGGCGCTCCTGCGCGAGGGGCCCTGCCTGATCCACGTGCCCGTGGCCCCGGAGGAGAACGTCTATCCCATGGTGCCGCCAGGAGCGGCGAACATCGAGATGATCGGAGGGGAAGCCCATGCGCATGCTCACGCCTGA
- a CDS encoding carbon starvation protein A, whose amino-acid sequence MLYFLLSLALLIVGYVAYGAFVDRIFGPDNRTTPAYALRDDVDYLPMPTWKLVLIQVLNIAGIGPIFGPILGALYGPVALLWIVFGCIFAGAVHDYFSGMLSLRNKGASIPEVVGEYMGMSARQVMRVFSFILLMLVGVVFVLSPAKLLNSITGWNTGLLVACIFGYYFLATIMPIDKIIGRFYPAFGALLLTMTLALLGALMFSEHTILPNLNFAANTHPGHKPIWPLLFITISCGALSGFHSTQSPLMARCLKSEKEGRLVFYGSMILEGIIGLVWCTLGLSFYNSPEALNAVIAAGSPSAVVAEVSNTLLGPVGGFLAVLAVIVLPITSGDTAFRSTRLIVAETLKMEQRKAPKRLLIAVPLFVLGYVISTQNFNIIWRYFGFSNQALSTLVLWSASVYLAQRGKLHWITTIPAVFMTAVVVAFIANAAIGFNLSYDFSVVLGIVAAVLALGVFLVKFHTRPKAVSEN is encoded by the coding sequence ATGCTGTACTTTTTGCTGAGCCTCGCGCTGCTCATCGTCGGCTACGTCGCATACGGCGCGTTCGTGGACCGGATCTTCGGCCCGGACAACCGCACCACCCCGGCCTACGCCCTGCGCGACGACGTGGACTATCTGCCCATGCCCACCTGGAAGCTCGTGCTCATCCAGGTCCTGAACATCGCGGGCATCGGACCCATCTTCGGCCCCATCCTGGGCGCGCTCTACGGCCCCGTCGCCCTGCTCTGGATCGTCTTCGGCTGCATCTTCGCCGGAGCGGTGCACGACTACTTCAGCGGCATGCTCTCCCTGCGCAACAAGGGCGCGAGCATCCCCGAGGTGGTGGGCGAGTACATGGGCATGAGCGCCCGCCAGGTCATGCGGGTCTTCTCCTTCATCCTGCTCATGCTCGTGGGCGTGGTCTTCGTGCTCAGCCCGGCCAAGCTGCTCAACAGCATCACCGGCTGGAACACCGGCCTGCTGGTGGCCTGCATCTTCGGCTACTACTTCCTGGCCACCATCATGCCCATCGACAAGATCATCGGCCGCTTCTACCCCGCCTTCGGAGCCCTGCTCCTGACCATGACCCTGGCCCTGCTCGGCGCGCTGATGTTCAGCGAGCACACCATCCTGCCCAACCTGAACTTCGCGGCGAACACCCACCCCGGCCACAAGCCCATCTGGCCCCTGCTGTTCATCACCATCTCCTGCGGCGCGCTGAGCGGCTTCCATTCCACGCAGTCCCCGCTCATGGCCCGCTGTCTCAAGTCCGAGAAGGAAGGCCGCCTCGTGTTCTACGGGTCCATGATCCTCGAAGGCATCATCGGCCTGGTCTGGTGCACCCTGGGCCTGTCCTTCTACAACTCCCCCGAGGCCCTCAACGCGGTCATCGCGGCGGGCAGCCCCTCGGCCGTGGTCGCCGAGGTCTCCAACACCCTGCTCGGCCCCGTGGGCGGCTTCCTGGCCGTCCTGGCGGTCATCGTCCTGCCCATCACCAGCGGCGACACCGCCTTCCGCAGCACCCGCCTCATCGTGGCCGAAACCCTCAAGATGGAACAGCGCAAGGCCCCCAAGCGCCTGCTCATCGCCGTGCCCCTGTTCGTGCTCGGCTACGTGATCTCCACCCAGAACTTCAACATCATCTGGCGCTACTTCGGCTTCTCCAACCAGGCCCTGTCCACCCTCGTGCTCTGGAGCGCCTCGGTGTACCTGGCCCAGCGCGGCAAGCTGCACTGGATCACCACCATCCCGGCCGTGTTCATGACCGCCGTGGTGGTGGCCTTCATCGCCAACGCCGCCATCGGCTTCAACCTGAGCTACGACTTCTCCGTGGTCCTGGGCATCGTGGCCGCGGTCCTGGCCCTGGGCGTGTTCCTGGTCAAGTTCCACACCCGCCCCAAGGCCGTCTCCGAGAACTAG
- the ilvN gene encoding acetolactate synthase small subunit — MRMLTPEDGTRPARALAALRLTVNNHPGVMSHICGLFARRAFNVEGILCTPLGGGATSRIWLLVQEDERLEQMVRQVRKLQDVLEVLPYAADEGAFAGLDACVEGWERGRTLLA; from the coding sequence ATGCGCATGCTCACGCCTGAAGACGGAACCCGTCCCGCCCGCGCGCTCGCGGCCCTGCGGCTCACGGTGAACAACCATCCCGGCGTCATGTCGCACATCTGCGGCCTGTTCGCCCGCCGGGCCTTCAACGTGGAGGGCATCCTCTGCACCCCGCTGGGCGGCGGGGCCACCAGCCGGATCTGGCTCCTGGTCCAGGAGGACGAGCGGCTGGAGCAGATGGTCCGCCAGGTGCGCAAGCTCCAGGACGTGCTGGAGGTCCTGCCCTACGCGGCCGACGAGGGGGCCTTCGCCGGCCTGGACGCCTGCGTGGAGGGCTGGGAGCGGGGCCGGACCCTGCTGGCTTGA
- a CDS encoding transporter substrate-binding domain-containing protein: protein MKTADGGKKDGSARILFQVCAVLLILLSCAGNVRAQQDAEKLLVGIFEDQPQIFLDEKGREQGLFVDVLEDIAAKEHIDIQYVYGTWIDLLGKLDRGEIDLLPATYYTEERARKFLFTADYLLMDWGQLWTGDSSSVNSIFDLEGGSLGVVRGNAFTQPFLGLLESFRITCAVVEFDEHTALFSELERGTVDAAIVGRYAGFLKGRKDRLKAIPFVFNPCEVRYAAPKDGGEWIIGLLDRHIAAMKADKNSVYYASFNKWFNPKPSWTLPSWFWPTIGGCAAAAALLLSLSVILKRQVTLRTAKLVEANEALTASRDQIRRLIVHQQKELEDERRRFAHQVHDDLGQTLTAIKINLVFLGKFLESPGEKAREKLSLLIDLINGALASVRSIANDISPKQLDDLGLAATMKWHAMNFAKVVNIPIHFTGTTERFNLTREQRIAIYRIFQEALTNVVRHAAATAVTVQVGRVGQSIELIVEDDGTGFTAEELIKKGSFGVIGMKEKAYALNGELDIDSIRGQGTRVRLLVPIHPEERIA, encoded by the coding sequence ATGAAAACAGCCGATGGCGGGAAAAAAGACGGCAGCGCGCGCATTCTGTTCCAGGTGTGCGCCGTTCTGCTGATCCTCCTTTCCTGTGCCGGGAACGTCCGTGCGCAGCAGGATGCCGAAAAACTCCTGGTCGGCATCTTCGAGGACCAGCCGCAGATATTCCTGGATGAAAAGGGCCGGGAGCAAGGATTGTTCGTCGACGTCCTGGAGGACATCGCCGCGAAGGAGCACATCGACATTCAGTACGTCTACGGCACCTGGATCGATCTGCTCGGCAAGCTCGACCGGGGCGAGATCGACCTGCTTCCGGCCACCTATTATACGGAGGAGCGGGCGCGGAAGTTCCTGTTCACCGCCGACTACCTCCTGATGGACTGGGGGCAGCTTTGGACCGGCGACAGCTCTTCGGTCAATTCCATCTTCGACCTTGAGGGCGGGAGCCTGGGAGTCGTCCGGGGCAACGCGTTCACGCAGCCGTTTCTGGGGCTGCTCGAGAGCTTCAGGATCACCTGCGCCGTCGTCGAGTTCGACGAGCATACGGCATTGTTCTCGGAACTGGAGCGTGGAACGGTCGACGCCGCGATCGTCGGGAGGTACGCCGGGTTTCTGAAGGGCAGGAAGGACAGGTTGAAGGCGATCCCCTTCGTCTTCAATCCCTGCGAGGTCCGTTACGCCGCGCCGAAGGACGGCGGCGAATGGATCATCGGCCTCCTGGATCGCCATATCGCGGCGATGAAGGCCGACAAGAATTCCGTCTATTACGCCTCGTTCAACAAGTGGTTCAACCCGAAGCCGAGCTGGACCCTCCCATCCTGGTTTTGGCCCACGATCGGCGGATGCGCCGCCGCCGCGGCGCTGCTGTTGTCCCTCAGCGTCATCCTGAAACGGCAGGTGACGCTTAGGACGGCCAAGCTCGTGGAGGCCAACGAGGCCCTCACCGCCTCGCGGGACCAGATCCGTCGTCTGATCGTCCATCAGCAGAAGGAGTTGGAGGACGAACGGCGTCGCTTCGCCCATCAGGTTCATGATGACCTGGGGCAGACGCTGACCGCGATCAAGATCAACCTCGTCTTTCTGGGGAAGTTTCTGGAGTCGCCCGGCGAAAAGGCGCGGGAGAAGCTGTCGCTCCTGATCGACCTGATCAACGGCGCGCTGGCCTCCGTTCGGAGCATCGCCAACGACATCAGCCCGAAGCAGTTGGACGATCTCGGCCTGGCCGCGACCATGAAATGGCACGCGATGAATTTCGCGAAGGTCGTCAACATCCCGATCCATTTCACCGGCACGACCGAGCGGTTCAATCTCACGCGCGAACAGCGGATCGCCATCTACCGCATCTTCCAGGAGGCGTTGACGAACGTGGTCCGTCATGCGGCGGCGACGGCCGTCACCGTTCAGGTCGGGCGCGTCGGCCAGTCCATCGAGCTGATTGTCGAAGACGACGGAACCGGGTTCACGGCCGAGGAACTGATCAAGAAAGGCTCGTTCGGCGTCATCGGGATGAAGGAAAAGGCTTACGCGCTCAACGGAGAGCTTGATATCGACTCCATCCGCGGACAGGGGACGCGCGTTCGGCTTCTGGTGCCCATTCATCCAGAGGAGCGGATCGCGTGA
- a CDS encoding bile acid:sodium symporter family protein, translated as MRQIAKPQGLERFFPLIAAGLSGLALLRPELFSWAGAFIAPALGLIMFGMGMTLDWEDFKGAAARWPSILLGLGLQYSVMPLAAVALGAALGLPRELLVGLVLVGACPGGTASNVIAYLARADVALSVLLTLCSTVLAPLATPALVEWILGHRIEIDFYGMMRSVFWIVVFPLMDGLILRRLLRRRLAPVQRALPSVSILVISLVIACVMALNREAILAFPGLALLAVTAHNILGFGLGYGLTRLFRRGETEARTIAIEVGMQNSGLAVALAVKHFTVLAALPGALFSLIQNINGAILARRWSARQAADK; from the coding sequence ATGCGGCAGATCGCCAAGCCTCAGGGACTGGAACGTTTTTTCCCGCTCATCGCCGCCGGGCTCTCGGGCCTGGCCCTGCTCCGGCCGGAGCTGTTCTCCTGGGCCGGGGCCTTCATCGCGCCCGCCCTGGGCCTGATCATGTTCGGCATGGGCATGACCCTGGACTGGGAGGACTTCAAGGGCGCGGCCGCGCGCTGGCCTTCGATCCTCCTGGGCCTGGGCCTGCAATACTCGGTCATGCCCCTGGCGGCCGTGGCCCTGGGCGCGGCCCTGGGCCTGCCCCGCGAACTGCTGGTGGGCCTGGTCCTGGTGGGCGCGTGCCCCGGCGGCACGGCCTCCAACGTCATCGCCTACCTGGCCCGGGCCGACGTGGCCCTGTCCGTGCTCCTGACGCTCTGCTCCACCGTGCTCGCGCCCCTGGCCACCCCGGCCCTGGTGGAGTGGATTCTCGGCCACCGCATCGAGATCGACTTCTACGGCATGATGCGCTCGGTGTTCTGGATCGTGGTCTTCCCGCTGATGGACGGCCTGATCCTGCGCCGCCTCCTGCGCCGCCGCCTGGCCCCGGTGCAGCGCGCCCTGCCCTCGGTCTCGATCCTGGTCATCTCCCTGGTCATCGCCTGCGTCATGGCCCTCAACCGCGAGGCCATCCTGGCCTTCCCCGGCCTGGCGCTGCTGGCCGTGACGGCCCACAACATCCTGGGCTTCGGCCTGGGCTACGGCCTGACGCGGCTGTTCCGGCGCGGCGAGACCGAGGCCCGGACCATCGCCATCGAGGTGGGCATGCAGAACTCGGGGCTGGCCGTGGCCCTGGCGGTCAAGCACTTCACGGTGCTGGCCGCCCTGCCCGGCGCGCTCTTCAGCCTGATCCAGAACATCAACGGCGCGATCCTGGCCCGCCGCTGGTCCGCGCGGCAGGCGGCGGACAAATGA
- a CDS encoding LytS/YhcK type 5TM receptor domain-containing protein produces the protein MEPSALIITLGERFGLIVAGAFLLLTLTPIQALRFRQASPAGVTALQILFFGAFGILGTYGGNLVFHSVANLRAMAVITGGLFGGPLVGVGAGLIAGGHRILIDWGGFSAIPCGLATMIEGAAAGLLAHTFKERGVDWRLAALLAVAGESLHMGLVLAFSRPYEEAAELVRIIAMPMIVLNALGAAVFIQVIQLVFRHRAKHDSAQAQQILAIADATVSHLRQGLNLESAQATAKIIYERVALAAVALTDTRNVLAHVGAGHDHHLPGRPVNTRATQRVLAKGQPLFLHGRLGIGCDHPGCPFTSAIVVPLFKNGAIAGTLKFYGTAEKELDVLLFELARGLANLFSTQLELEDIQVKERMLAHAEIRRLQAQINPHFLFNSLNTISSLCRTRPEKARELLQDLSLYMRRNLEGSRGFVSLAEELGQVRSYLAIEQARFGDRVRARISVETGCEDWPIPPLIIQPLVENSVRHGILGREEGGLVELDVRAGDGELRVSIRDDGVGMEQSQIEGILQRKGLDSHREGIGMRNCVQRLEQIFGPKCRMRVTSRPGQGTQVDFALPRLDATT, from the coding sequence ATGGAGCCCAGCGCGCTGATCATCACCCTCGGCGAACGGTTCGGCCTCATCGTGGCCGGGGCCTTTCTCCTCCTGACCCTCACCCCGATTCAGGCCCTGCGCTTCCGCCAGGCCTCCCCCGCCGGGGTCACGGCCTTGCAGATCCTCTTCTTCGGGGCCTTCGGCATCCTGGGCACCTACGGCGGCAACCTCGTCTTCCACTCCGTGGCCAACCTCCGGGCCATGGCCGTGATCACCGGCGGCCTGTTCGGCGGCCCGCTGGTGGGCGTCGGCGCGGGCCTCATCGCCGGAGGCCACCGCATCCTCATCGACTGGGGCGGCTTCAGCGCCATCCCCTGCGGCCTGGCGACCATGATCGAGGGCGCGGCCGCCGGACTGCTGGCCCACACGTTCAAGGAGCGCGGCGTGGACTGGCGCCTCGCCGCCCTGCTGGCCGTGGCCGGCGAAAGTCTGCACATGGGCCTGGTCCTGGCCTTTTCCCGGCCCTACGAGGAGGCCGCGGAGCTGGTGCGGATCATCGCCATGCCCATGATCGTGCTGAACGCCCTGGGCGCGGCCGTGTTCATCCAGGTCATCCAGCTCGTCTTCCGCCACCGGGCCAAGCACGACTCGGCCCAGGCCCAGCAGATCCTGGCCATCGCCGACGCCACGGTGAGCCACCTGCGCCAGGGGCTGAACCTGGAGTCGGCCCAGGCCACGGCCAAGATCATCTACGAACGCGTGGCCCTGGCCGCCGTGGCCCTCACGGACACCCGCAACGTCCTGGCCCACGTGGGCGCGGGCCACGACCACCACCTGCCCGGCAGGCCGGTGAACACCCGGGCCACCCAGCGCGTCCTGGCCAAGGGCCAGCCCCTGTTCCTGCACGGCAGGCTGGGCATCGGCTGCGACCATCCCGGCTGCCCGTTCACCTCGGCCATCGTGGTGCCCCTGTTCAAGAACGGGGCCATCGCCGGAACCCTGAAATTCTACGGCACGGCGGAAAAGGAACTGGACGTGCTCCTCTTCGAGCTGGCCCGAGGCCTGGCCAACCTCTTCTCCACCCAGCTGGAGCTGGAGGACATCCAGGTCAAGGAACGCATGCTGGCCCACGCCGAAATCCGCCGCCTCCAAGCCCAGATCAATCCGCACTTCCTGTTCAACTCCCTGAACACCATCTCCTCGCTCTGCCGCACCCGGCCGGAAAAGGCCCGCGAGCTGCTCCAGGACCTCTCCCTGTACATGCGCCGCAACCTGGAAGGCAGCCGGGGCTTCGTGTCCCTGGCCGAAGAGCTGGGCCAGGTGCGCAGCTACCTGGCCATCGAGCAGGCCCGCTTCGGGGACCGCGTCCGGGCCCGCATCAGCGTGGAGACCGGCTGCGAGGACTGGCCCATCCCGCCGCTCATCATCCAGCCCCTGGTGGAGAACAGCGTGCGCCACGGCATCCTCGGCCGCGAGGAGGGCGGGCTGGTGGAACTCGACGTGCGCGCCGGGGACGGCGAGCTGCGCGTCTCCATCCGCGACGACGGGGTGGGCATGGAGCAGTCCCAGATCGAGGGCATCCTCCAACGCAAGGGCCTGGATTCCCACCGCGAAGGCATCGGCATGCGCAACTGCGTGCAGCGGCTGGAGCAGATCTTCGGGCCGAAGTGCCGCATGCGCGTGACGAGCCGCCCGGGCCAGGGCACCCAGGTGGACTTCGCCCTGCCCAGGCTGGACGCCACGACCTGA
- a CDS encoding response regulator transcription factor, producing MKILLVDDHGIVRCGIREVAQEYSPDLEFEEASTSQEAMRKIAAEAFGLVLLDLSLPDESGLETMRKIRNVRPELPVLVLSMHLESEYVVAAFRAGANGYLPKSFAAEELVAAISDVLDGKRYISPALTADLLDEKVSQYGKAADRTLSEREKQVLILLAQGGKLCDVAEWMGLNPKTVGTYKIRAMKKLGLKNNAQLFQYMAKCGFRL from the coding sequence GTGAAGATTCTCCTCGTCGATGACCACGGAATCGTCCGCTGCGGGATCAGGGAGGTCGCGCAGGAGTACTCCCCGGACCTCGAGTTCGAGGAGGCCTCGACCTCGCAGGAGGCCATGCGCAAGATAGCCGCCGAGGCCTTCGGACTGGTCCTGCTCGACTTGTCCCTCCCGGACGAGTCCGGGTTGGAGACGATGCGGAAGATACGCAACGTGCGCCCGGAGCTGCCTGTACTCGTCCTCAGCATGCACCTGGAAAGCGAGTACGTAGTGGCCGCCTTCAGGGCCGGAGCCAACGGCTATCTGCCGAAAAGCTTCGCGGCCGAGGAACTCGTCGCGGCCATTTCGGACGTGCTGGACGGGAAGCGCTACATCAGCCCGGCGCTGACGGCGGATCTGCTGGACGAGAAGGTCAGCCAGTACGGCAAGGCGGCTGACAGAACCCTGTCGGAACGCGAGAAACAGGTGCTCATCCTGCTGGCCCAGGGCGGGAAGCTGTGCGACGTCGCCGAGTGGATGGGGTTGAACCCCAAGACCGTCGGCACGTATAAGATCCGGGCCATGAAGAAGCTCGGCCTGAAGAACAACGCCCAACTGTTCCAGTACATGGCCAAGTGCGGTTTCCGCCTGTGA